A part of Halobacillus shinanisalinarum genomic DNA contains:
- a CDS encoding NAD-dependent epimerase/dehydratase family protein, whose amino-acid sequence MKRPSLVNSTILIIGGAGFIGSHLVDKLLKEGAAQIIIVDNLFVGKKENIEHALKKGAILHVDDAENQEALNYIMEKYDIDIVFNCATKALNYSFINPSNAFLTNVLVLKNLLELQRKNAFQTLCHFSSSEAYGSAQYEPMDEKHPLVPTTTYAAGKAAADLMLQSYVRMFDLDAFLVRPFNNYGPRQNFEGALAGVIPLTIKKILEKDAPEIHGGVNKLGILFMLRTPLTSYQKSFLLFRLVNV is encoded by the coding sequence TTGAAACGACCGTCACTTGTTAATAGCACCATTTTAATTATTGGAGGAGCCGGTTTTATCGGAAGTCATTTAGTAGACAAACTACTAAAAGAAGGTGCAGCTCAAATTATAATTGTTGATAATCTATTTGTGGGGAAAAAGGAAAATATAGAACATGCTCTAAAGAAAGGCGCAATCCTTCATGTTGATGATGCTGAGAATCAAGAAGCCCTTAACTATATTATGGAAAAATACGATATCGACATCGTTTTTAACTGCGCCACCAAAGCGTTAAATTATTCGTTTATAAATCCGTCCAATGCGTTTTTGACAAATGTTTTAGTCTTAAAAAACTTGTTGGAGCTTCAAAGGAAAAATGCATTTCAAACATTGTGTCATTTTTCCTCTTCAGAAGCGTATGGTTCGGCTCAATACGAACCAATGGATGAAAAACATCCATTGGTTCCAACGACAACCTATGCTGCAGGAAAAGCAGCGGCTGATTTAATGTTACAGTCTTATGTTAGAATGTTTGATTTGGATGCCTTTCTTGTTCGGCCTTTTAATAACTATGGACCCAGGCAGAACTTTGAAGGCGCCCTAGCTGGCGTAATTCCTCTTACCATTAAAAAGATTTTAGAGAAGGATGCACCCGAGATTCATGGGGGGGTCAACAAACTAGGGATTTTATTTATGTTGAGGACACCGTTGACATCGTATCAAAAGTCTTTCCTATTATTTCGCCTGGTGAATGTGTAA
- a CDS encoding SDR family NAD(P)-dependent oxidoreductase, whose translation MELNLKGKRVLVTGGSRGIGKAIAEAFLNEGASVGITARSHAELLQVQENLGVQTYQKDLAKHEDRERLMSEFIDDFNSIDVLVNNVGASHGEKVLKTSSSVFKEAMELNFISAVHLSQLASKQMIPKGKGVIINISSIYGKESGGIPSYNASKGALISFTKSFSSEAIKNNIRVIGIAPGAIYHPNKEWQRRLQLDPDFLKNYARDKIPAGRLGKPEEIGNVAVFLASDKASWIVGSTITVDGGQSRLNF comes from the coding sequence ATGGAGTTAAATCTTAAAGGAAAAAGGGTGTTAGTGACCGGTGGTTCAAGAGGAATTGGAAAGGCAATAGCTGAAGCCTTTTTGAATGAGGGTGCCTCTGTTGGGATTACAGCTAGAAGTCATGCAGAGCTTTTACAAGTACAGGAGAATCTAGGAGTACAAACGTATCAAAAAGACCTTGCGAAACATGAAGATAGGGAACGATTAATGAGTGAATTCATTGATGATTTTAACAGCATTGATGTTCTTGTTAATAATGTCGGTGCAAGTCATGGGGAGAAGGTTTTAAAAACTTCCTCCAGCGTATTTAAAGAAGCAATGGAACTGAATTTCATCTCTGCTGTCCATTTAAGTCAGCTGGCCAGTAAACAGATGATACCCAAAGGAAAGGGAGTCATTATAAATATTTCCTCGATCTATGGGAAAGAATCCGGTGGTATTCCTTCTTATAACGCTTCAAAGGGTGCCTTAATTAGTTTTACAAAATCCTTTAGTTCTGAGGCAATTAAGAATAATATTCGTGTAATTGGCATTGCTCCAGGGGCCATCTATCATCCAAATAAAGAATGGCAACGCCGTTTACAACTTGATCCCGATTTTTTGAAAAACTATGCGCGTGATAAAATCCCAGCTGGACGACTTGGAAAACCTGAAGAGATTGGAAATGTCGCAGTCTTTCTGGCATCCGATAAGGCCTCTTGGATAGTGGGATCTACCATTACTGTCGATGGGGGACAATCCCGATTGAATTTTTAA